A single window of Pyxicephalus adspersus chromosome 10, UCB_Pads_2.0, whole genome shotgun sequence DNA harbors:
- the CCSER2 gene encoding serine-rich coiled-coil domain-containing protein 2 isoform X2, with amino-acid sequence MEDKFQRRASLGSKLPKFGTSKPVGSFLQRAQNGTCNEISPKGNFSVEKHVEPDRTPALTLHWNKSRYLQNDQISRAPPNFTIEKSSQVMVQNHAHRLGFTKPGKQSNMLVSHKEDLSDNVLSSSTKFTKGSQFGRTLYSVSSGQKPLANGIYTTKPPTGLYRPRANSATSRNFTNNVLSSDKPFSHVRRSQSFSHSIQNSKFPTTCLTRSYSLHRDTDMANIHQSQHLPTRTDLKSRTAKQYGLSNGNDPQIKSMFTRTYNSGLMSNLKKPVLTNGPVASAPLGYKLTRPSLQKANRAPFPGEIFFDGTKGSTTTPVNNKIELLSNGICQTDQQCKEECKDLNTDRFSSCNDLEQQDFKDNYFSEDVDELSISSLSSSDKNDFSEDFSDDFLDLEDVNKTIIVENPEKPSQLSLVEPQDKKQNSNNTDEWLDMNLSDLEDGNKTLSDEKLDKNLPEELLYSLGELQARNQRNSNNSDDWIDMTLSVQNEADTKSHYVKNVISPDMDYRDPSSLELSPSDSSDGTYMWDEEGMEPIGNVRRCESFESSEMNSLDILNNIETCDLEEDDLMLDVEIPEDQPCDPGEGENMSRFERSDRNQRQQKLFWKRNPPRLNGQEQYHLSNPEHYHNGRGSSCLESQSDHKDGYGSPYCSPLSPRSPQAIGLQENTVMLDEMTLRHMVQDCTTVKTQLLKLKRLLQQGDDPESPVQDLQLCMPTTAEHIEAETHLKTEDLLTEIQQLKEESRKKDEMIKQLQEQLKTRCKCQKETQEPKVEKLKQNDKFTQTNWRRSSSGYSSPSFSPWQGPYQGSPRIGPPHRRQRFEELVHYFSDKACLKYYSVAAAPSVPQTTPREN; translated from the exons ATGGAAGACAAGTTCCAGCGGCGAGCCTCTCTAGGTTCTAAATTACCAAAATTTGGTACATCTAAGCCTGTAGGAAGCTTTCTGCAACGGGCACAAAATGGCACATGTAACGAAATATCCCCCAAGGGAAACTTTAGTGTCGAAAAGCACGTTGAACCTGACAGGACACCTGCATTAACTTTACACTGGAACAAATCAAGATATCTACAAAATGACCAGATTTCTAGAGCCCCTCCTAATTTTACCATTGAGAAATCATCCCAGGTAATGGTGCAAAACCATGCACACCGATTAGGATTCACAAAACCTGGGAAGCAAAGCAACATGTTAGTGTCACATAAAGAAGACTTGAGTGACAATGTGCTGTCTAGTTCAACAAAATTTACAAAAGGTTCCCAGTTTGGAAGGACTCTTTACTCTGTGTCAAGTGGACAGAAACCACTGGCTAATGGAATTTACACAACCAAGCCTCCAACTGGCTTATATAGACCTAGAGCCAATTCTGCCACGAGTAGGAACTTTACCAATAACGTCTTGTCATCTGACAAGCCATTCTCTCATGTTAGGCGTTCACAGAGCTtttcccactctattcaaaattcCAAATTTCCAACTACATGTTTGACCAGGTCTTATTCTCTTCACAGAGACACAGATATGGCAAACATACATCAATCGCAGCATTTACCTACACGCACAGATCTTAAATCCAGGACTGCAAAGCAGTATGGTTTGTCAAATGGTAACGACCCACAAATTAAGTCTATGTTTACAAGGACATATAATTCAGGTTTAATGTCTAATTTAAAGAAACCTGTTTTAACAAATGGCCCTGTGGCATCGGCTCCTTTAGGTTACAAATTGACCCGTCCATCCTTGCAGAAAGCAAACCGAGCACCCTTCCCTGGGGAAATATTTTTTGATGGAACAAAAGGATCTACTACCACTCCAGTAAACAACAAAATAGAATTATTGTCAAATGGCATATGTCAAACAGACCAACAATGCAAAGAAGAATGCAAGGACTTGAACACTGATCGTTTTTCTTCTTGCAATGATCTAGAACAGCAAGACTTCAAAGATAATTATTTTAGCGAAGATGTGGATGAACTTTCCATTTCCTCTTTGTCATCGTCTGACAAAAATGATTTCAGTGAGGATTTTAGTGATGATTTTCTAGACTTAGAAGATGTGAATAAAACCATTATTGTGGAAAACCCAGAAAAGCCATCACAGCTTTCGTTGGTTGAACCAcaagataaaaagcaaaatagCAATAACACGGATGAGTGGCTTGATATGAATTTATCTG ATTTGGAAGATGGGAATAAAACACTTAGTGATGAGAAACTGGACAAAAACTTACCAGAAGAGCTATTATATTCACTGGGTGAACTTCAAGCTAGGAATCAACGCAACAGCAATAATTCTGATGACTGGATTGATATGACTTTATCAG TACAAAATGAAGCAGATACCAAAAGTCATTACGTGAAAAACGTCATCTCTCCAGACATGGATTACAGAGACCCATCCTCGTTGGAGCTTTCTCCATCTGACAGTTCTGATGGAACTTATATGTGGGATGAAGAAGGAATGGAGCCAATTGGAAATGTCCGTCGATGTGAGAGTTTTGAGTCATCAGAAATGAATAGCCTG GACATCCTCAATAATATTGAGACCTGTGACCTGGAAGAGGATGACCTTATGCTGGATGTGGAAATACCAGAGGACCAGCCATGTGACCCTG GTGAAGGTGAAAATATGAGTCGCTTTGAGAGATCTGATCGGAATCAAAGgcaacaaaaattgttttggaaAAGAAATCCTCCTCGACTTAATGGACAAGAGCAATACCACTTAAGCAATCCTGAGCACTACCACAATGGCAG GGGATCTTCTTGCCTGGAGTCACAATCTGATCATAAAGACGGTTACGGGAGTCCCTATTGTAGCCCGCTATCGCCAAGATCTCCTCAGGCAATTGGCTTACAAGAAAACACTGTCATGCTGGATGAAATGACTCTGAGACACATGGTCCAAGACTGCACCACTGTAAAAACACAGCTTTTAAAGCTAAAGCGTTTACTGCAACAA gggGATGACCCAGAGTCGCCAGTACAAGACTTACAGCTTTGTATGCCAACTACAGCCGAGCATATCGAGGCAGAGACACATTTGAAG ACTGAAGACCTGTTGACAGAGATCCAGCAACTAAAAGAGGAATCTAGAAAAAAGGATGAAATGATAAAACAATTACAGGAACAACTG AAAACAAGATGTAAATGCCAGAAAGAAACGCAAGAACCCAAGGTGGAGAAGTTAAAGCAGAATGACAAGTTTACTCAGACCAACTGGAGGAGAAGTTCA agTGGGTATtcttctccctccttctctccCTGGCAGGGCCCATACCAGGGGAGTCCTCGGATTGGTCCACCGCACCGCAGACAGA
- the CCSER2 gene encoding serine-rich coiled-coil domain-containing protein 2 isoform X3: MEDKFQRRASLGSKLPKFGTSKPVGSFLQRAQNGTCNEISPKGNFSVEKHVEPDRTPALTLHWNKSRYLQNDQISRAPPNFTIEKSSQVMVQNHAHRLGFTKPGKQSNMLVSHKEDLSDNVLSSSTKFTKGSQFGRTLYSVSSGQKPLANGIYTTKPPTGLYRPRANSATSRNFTNNVLSSDKPFSHVRRSQSFSHSIQNSKFPTTCLTRSYSLHRDTDMANIHQSQHLPTRTDLKSRTAKQYGLSNGNDPQIKSMFTRTYNSGLMSNLKKPVLTNGPVASAPLGYKLTRPSLQKANRAPFPGEIFFDGTKGSTTTPVNNKIELLSNGICQTDQQCKEECKDLNTDRFSSCNDLEQQDFKDNYFSEDVDELSISSLSSSDKNDFSEDFSDDFLDLEDVNKTIIVENPEKPSQLSLVEPQDKKQNSNNTDEWLDMNLSDLEDGNKTLSDEKLDKNLPEELLYSLGELQARNQRNSNNSDDWIDMTLSVQNEADTKSHYVKNVISPDMDYRDPSSLELSPSDSSDGTYMWDEEGMEPIGNVRRCESFESSEMNSLDILNNIETCDLEEDDLMLDVEIPEDQPCDPGEGENMSRFERSDRNQRQQKLFWKRNPPRLNGQEQYHLSNPEHYHNGRGSSCLESQSDHKDGYGSPYCSPLSPRSPQAIGLQENTVMLDEMTLRHMVQDCTTVKTQLLKLKRLLQQGDDPESPVQDLQLCMPTTAEHIEAETHLKTEDLLTEIQQLKEESRKKDEMIKQLQEQLKTRCKCQKETQEPKVEKLKQNDKFTQTNWRRSSSGYSSPSFSPWQGPYQGSPRIGPPHRRQISNTTVLQQHPQFHRPPLGKINMSTFRGPK, from the exons ATGGAAGACAAGTTCCAGCGGCGAGCCTCTCTAGGTTCTAAATTACCAAAATTTGGTACATCTAAGCCTGTAGGAAGCTTTCTGCAACGGGCACAAAATGGCACATGTAACGAAATATCCCCCAAGGGAAACTTTAGTGTCGAAAAGCACGTTGAACCTGACAGGACACCTGCATTAACTTTACACTGGAACAAATCAAGATATCTACAAAATGACCAGATTTCTAGAGCCCCTCCTAATTTTACCATTGAGAAATCATCCCAGGTAATGGTGCAAAACCATGCACACCGATTAGGATTCACAAAACCTGGGAAGCAAAGCAACATGTTAGTGTCACATAAAGAAGACTTGAGTGACAATGTGCTGTCTAGTTCAACAAAATTTACAAAAGGTTCCCAGTTTGGAAGGACTCTTTACTCTGTGTCAAGTGGACAGAAACCACTGGCTAATGGAATTTACACAACCAAGCCTCCAACTGGCTTATATAGACCTAGAGCCAATTCTGCCACGAGTAGGAACTTTACCAATAACGTCTTGTCATCTGACAAGCCATTCTCTCATGTTAGGCGTTCACAGAGCTtttcccactctattcaaaattcCAAATTTCCAACTACATGTTTGACCAGGTCTTATTCTCTTCACAGAGACACAGATATGGCAAACATACATCAATCGCAGCATTTACCTACACGCACAGATCTTAAATCCAGGACTGCAAAGCAGTATGGTTTGTCAAATGGTAACGACCCACAAATTAAGTCTATGTTTACAAGGACATATAATTCAGGTTTAATGTCTAATTTAAAGAAACCTGTTTTAACAAATGGCCCTGTGGCATCGGCTCCTTTAGGTTACAAATTGACCCGTCCATCCTTGCAGAAAGCAAACCGAGCACCCTTCCCTGGGGAAATATTTTTTGATGGAACAAAAGGATCTACTACCACTCCAGTAAACAACAAAATAGAATTATTGTCAAATGGCATATGTCAAACAGACCAACAATGCAAAGAAGAATGCAAGGACTTGAACACTGATCGTTTTTCTTCTTGCAATGATCTAGAACAGCAAGACTTCAAAGATAATTATTTTAGCGAAGATGTGGATGAACTTTCCATTTCCTCTTTGTCATCGTCTGACAAAAATGATTTCAGTGAGGATTTTAGTGATGATTTTCTAGACTTAGAAGATGTGAATAAAACCATTATTGTGGAAAACCCAGAAAAGCCATCACAGCTTTCGTTGGTTGAACCAcaagataaaaagcaaaatagCAATAACACGGATGAGTGGCTTGATATGAATTTATCTG ATTTGGAAGATGGGAATAAAACACTTAGTGATGAGAAACTGGACAAAAACTTACCAGAAGAGCTATTATATTCACTGGGTGAACTTCAAGCTAGGAATCAACGCAACAGCAATAATTCTGATGACTGGATTGATATGACTTTATCAG TACAAAATGAAGCAGATACCAAAAGTCATTACGTGAAAAACGTCATCTCTCCAGACATGGATTACAGAGACCCATCCTCGTTGGAGCTTTCTCCATCTGACAGTTCTGATGGAACTTATATGTGGGATGAAGAAGGAATGGAGCCAATTGGAAATGTCCGTCGATGTGAGAGTTTTGAGTCATCAGAAATGAATAGCCTG GACATCCTCAATAATATTGAGACCTGTGACCTGGAAGAGGATGACCTTATGCTGGATGTGGAAATACCAGAGGACCAGCCATGTGACCCTG GTGAAGGTGAAAATATGAGTCGCTTTGAGAGATCTGATCGGAATCAAAGgcaacaaaaattgttttggaaAAGAAATCCTCCTCGACTTAATGGACAAGAGCAATACCACTTAAGCAATCCTGAGCACTACCACAATGGCAG GGGATCTTCTTGCCTGGAGTCACAATCTGATCATAAAGACGGTTACGGGAGTCCCTATTGTAGCCCGCTATCGCCAAGATCTCCTCAGGCAATTGGCTTACAAGAAAACACTGTCATGCTGGATGAAATGACTCTGAGACACATGGTCCAAGACTGCACCACTGTAAAAACACAGCTTTTAAAGCTAAAGCGTTTACTGCAACAA gggGATGACCCAGAGTCGCCAGTACAAGACTTACAGCTTTGTATGCCAACTACAGCCGAGCATATCGAGGCAGAGACACATTTGAAG ACTGAAGACCTGTTGACAGAGATCCAGCAACTAAAAGAGGAATCTAGAAAAAAGGATGAAATGATAAAACAATTACAGGAACAACTG AAAACAAGATGTAAATGCCAGAAAGAAACGCAAGAACCCAAGGTGGAGAAGTTAAAGCAGAATGACAAGTTTACTCAGACCAACTGGAGGAGAAGTTCA agTGGGTATtcttctccctccttctctccCTGGCAGGGCCCATACCAGGGGAGTCCTCGGATTGGTCCACCGCACCGCAGACAGA